GGGTTCACAGGAAGCCATCGCGGTGGTCTCCGACGGACAGGGCGGCACCCTCCTCCTGGGCGGCTCCAGGCCCCCGGGCAACGGGACGTCCTCCTCCGAGCAGGCCGGGAATGGTCGCGTGCTCACCCTCTCCCACCGCGACGCGGGTGGGCAGGTCGTGTGGACGCGGGACTTCGTCCCCGAGCCGTCGGAGTCGTCGGTGGCGAACGCGCACGGACACCTGCTCGCCGTGGCCTCCACGGGGGAGCTGTTCATCGCGGGCAAGGTGGAGGGGCGGCTGCGGCTGGGTGAGAGCCTGGTGAGTGACAGCAGCTTCCTCGCGAAGCTGTCACCGGACGGTACGCCGCTGTGGGCTCGCGCCACCGGCGTGGTGAAGGCCGTGACGCCGGACGTGGACGGCGAGGTCCTGGTGGCGCATGGGCGCCTCGTCACGCGCTACGACACGCGGGGACTCGCGCGCTGGTCGCAGGACATCCCGGCCATGACCTCCGCGTCCGCCGTCGCGCTCGACTCGGACGGAGGCGCGGTGCTGGCCGGACGCCGGCCCGTCTCCCCCTTCGAGAGCATCGGCTTCATCGCGCGCCTGTCTCCGGTGGGCGAAATCTACTGGGAGCAGGAGGTGGGACCGGATGCCCCCGTCTTCACCCAGGTGGCCTTCACCCACGACGGGGGCCTGCTGCTCACCGGCGACCTCGGCGCCACGCTCCATTGGGGAGGCGCCACGCTGTCACCCCCGTGCGTCGACGAGGTCTGCCCGCGCACCGCGTTCGTCCTCGCGGCCGACGCCGCGGGGCGCCCGCTCTGGAGTCACGTCGCGGGCAGCGGCGGTCCCGACGGCGCGCCCGCCGCGCGCATCGCGGCGGACCCCCAGGGGGGCGCGGCGGTGCTCTGGCGGGGCACCTGCGGCTCGGAGCTGGAGCGGCTGTCTGCCCGGGGCGAGGCGCTCTGGCGCCAATCCCACGCCGCCGAACCCTGCTCCGCGGCCCCCGCGCTGACGGACCTCACCTTCGTGCCCGGAGGCGACGTGGTGGGCGTGGGGAGCTTCAGCGGCACGCACACGTTCGCGAGCGGCGGTGACTTCACCGCCGACGACACGGACCTCTTCCTCCAGCGCTGGGTGCCCTGAGCGTCAGTTCGACGCGACGGAGACGGACACGGGCTCGGTGGACTCGGGGAGCGGCTCGCCGTCCGCGCCCAGCACCACGGGCTTGATGCCCAGCTTCCGCTCCACGATGCCGTGGCCCAGGTAGATGAACGGCGTCAGGCCCACGGCGATGAGCAGCTTCACGATGTACGACGTGTAGATGATGCTGAAGATGGTGGCCGTGGGCAGCACACCCGTCCACGCCACGAACTGCACCACCGTCGTGTCGATGAGCTGCGACACCAGCGTGGAGCCCGTCGCGCGCAACCACAGGAGCCGGTTGTTGGTGGTGCGCTTGAGCAGGTTGAAGATGGTGATGTCCGCGAACTGGCCCACGAGATAGGCCATCATCGACGCCACCAGGATGCGCTGCGAGCCGGCGAACACGTTGTTGAACGCGCTCTCCACCGTGCCCTTGAAGTCCGGCGCGCGCGTCAGCGGCGCCCAGGGCACCTGCACGGCGATGGCAATCACCGTGTACGCGAAGATGGCCATGAAGAAGCCCACCCAGGTGACGTAGCGGGCGGCCTTCTTGCCGTAGAACTCGTTGAGGATGTCGGTGAGCAGGAACGTCACCGGGAAGGGCAGCATCCCGATGGACATCACCGCCACCACCGAGCCGACGTGCACCTCGAACAACTTCACCCCGATGAGGTCTCCGACGACGAGCGAGGTGACGAACACCGCCGCCAGGACCACGAAGAGCTGCATCCGCCTGTCGAGGTTCATCCGGTCTTCTTCCTTGTGAGCCGAGCCCGCGTCATACCGCGCCTGCCTCCTCCAGCAGTAGTCCCCGCCCCTCCCGGACGACCCGGGCGGCGCCCGTGCGCCCGCCCTCCGTCAGAGGTGACGCTCGGCGTGAAGTCCCGGGGCTGCGGGCTCGTCATGCGGGTAGTAGGACGTTCCCGCCAGGGGCTCGAGCGGCGCGACGGGCGGCTCGTCCGTCGTCGCATCCGGTTCGGACGGCAGGTAGCGCGGCCTGTAGACGCACAGCACCGTCTGCTCCGTGTTGGACGGGTTGTCATACCGGTGTGGGAAGCCGCGCGGCCAATGGAAGGCCATGCCCCGCTCGACGGGGCGCCCCTGGGACAACAGCCCGGGCCCGAGCACCAGCTCGCTCTCCTCCATGCGGGCGTTCGACCGGGCGGAGACGCCGGCACCGGGCCGCACGCGCAGGCGATAGATGCCATAGCCCGCGCCCTCGTGGATGACGTCCACGCGGCCGAAGGACCGCTCCTCGCTGGCGTACACCATCTCCTCCGCCGTGCGGTGCACCTGGAGCGACGGCGTCGCGACCCCACCGAGCGCCAGCGGCTTGATGACGCGCACCGTGGCGGCGAGCACCTGCGCGCGCGGCGCGTCCACCGTGGGCGGCGCGAGCAGATAGCGGCTCACCGCCTCCACCGCGGACTCGAGCAGCTCGAAGCGACACGCCTCCAGAAGGAAACGCAGCTCGCCCGTCAGCCGCCCGTAGTTCACCGTGTGCGCCAGCCGCCCCCCGGTCGCCGCGCTGCGCGTGTCGAGGAAGAGCGCCACGTCCAGGCGCAGGGGCTGCGCCGTCACGCGCTCGCGGTTGTAGATGCCCACGACACAGTCGACCGTGAGCCCCCGCAGCTCGATGATGTCGAGCGGCCGACCCTGGGCGTCGGTGACGTTGGGGGGCTGGAACGCCTGCTCCGCGCTCATAGCTGCACGCTCCTGCCGCCATCGACGGCGATGACCTGGCCGGTGATGTAGGGCGCCTCGCGCGCGAGGAAGACGACGGTGCGCGCGATGTCCTCCACCGTGCCCGAGCGCCCCAGGGGCACGCGCCGGAGCACCTCGTCGCGCGCGGCCTCGTCGAAGCTCTCCGGGAAGATGGCCACGCCGGGAGACACGGCGTTGACGCGCACGCGCGGCGCCAGCTCCACCGCCAGCGCGCGCGTGAGCATGAGCAGGCCCGCCTTGCTCACGGAGTAGTGGGCGTACTGACTCACCGGCCGCTCACCGCCGATGTCGGTGATGTGCACCACCAGCGGGGCCTGTCCGGCGTGCAGCGCGGGCAACAGCGCCTGGGTGAGGAAGAACGGCGCGTCCAGGTTCACCGCCAGCATCGCGTGGTACCGCGCGCGGGTGATGGAGGCGAAGTCGACGCGCTCGTAGAGGCCGGCGTTGTGCACCACCACGTCCAGCGCGGGCCAGGCCTCGCGCACCTGGGCGGCGAGCGAGTCCACCGCCTGGGGCTGGGCCAGGTCGGCGGCATGGAGGGTGACGCGGCGGCCCAGGGCCCGCAGCTCCTCCGCGAGCGCCTCGAGGGGGACGATGGAGCGGTTGGCGTGGAGCGCCAGGTCATACCCGGCCTGCGCGAGGGCCCGGGCCACCGCGCTGCCCACGCGGATGCCGGCGCCCGTGATGAATGCGGTGCCCATGCGGCGCACTGACTAACAGGCCGCGACTCGAAAGGCACCGGGGACCTGAGAAACACGAAGGGCGGCGCCGGATACCCCCGTATCCCGGCACCGCCCCTCGCTTCTTCACGTTCCCCCCGGAACGAATCCTTCAGCCCCGACTACGGGTGGTAGCTGGCCGTGTGGTAGCCCGGGCGCCAGTCGTTGCGCTCGTACGACACCCAGACCCACTCCGTGGCCC
The genomic region above belongs to Myxococcus stipitatus and contains:
- a CDS encoding PQQ-binding-like beta-propeller repeat protein, with amino-acid sequence MRRWWRGTATLTLCAGLVLACGGDGASAEKPPPEEETPPTTEPPLPPTPKSGDVRWSVHVRLPGSQEAIAVVSDGQGGTLLLGGSRPPGNGTSSSEQAGNGRVLTLSHRDAGGQVVWTRDFVPEPSESSVANAHGHLLAVASTGELFIAGKVEGRLRLGESLVSDSSFLAKLSPDGTPLWARATGVVKAVTPDVDGEVLVAHGRLVTRYDTRGLARWSQDIPAMTSASAVALDSDGGAVLAGRRPVSPFESIGFIARLSPVGEIYWEQEVGPDAPVFTQVAFTHDGGLLLTGDLGATLHWGGATLSPPCVDEVCPRTAFVLAADAAGRPLWSHVAGSGGPDGAPAARIAADPQGGAAVLWRGTCGSELERLSARGEALWRQSHAAEPCSAAPALTDLTFVPGGDVVGVGSFSGTHTFASGGDFTADDTDLFLQRWVP
- a CDS encoding queuosine precursor transporter produces the protein MNLDRRMQLFVVLAAVFVTSLVVGDLIGVKLFEVHVGSVVAVMSIGMLPFPVTFLLTDILNEFYGKKAARYVTWVGFFMAIFAYTVIAIAVQVPWAPLTRAPDFKGTVESAFNNVFAGSQRILVASMMAYLVGQFADITIFNLLKRTTNNRLLWLRATGSTLVSQLIDTTVVQFVAWTGVLPTATIFSIIYTSYIVKLLIAVGLTPFIYLGHGIVERKLGIKPVVLGADGEPLPESTEPVSVSVASN
- a CDS encoding dihydroneopterin aldolase, with translation MSAEQAFQPPNVTDAQGRPLDIIELRGLTVDCVVGIYNRERVTAQPLRLDVALFLDTRSAATGGRLAHTVNYGRLTGELRFLLEACRFELLESAVEAVSRYLLAPPTVDAPRAQVLAATVRVIKPLALGGVATPSLQVHRTAEEMVYASEERSFGRVDVIHEGAGYGIYRLRVRPGAGVSARSNARMEESELVLGPGLLSQGRPVERGMAFHWPRGFPHRYDNPSNTEQTVLCVYRPRYLPSEPDATTDEPPVAPLEPLAGTSYYPHDEPAAPGLHAERHL
- a CDS encoding SDR family oxidoreductase, whose product is MGTAFITGAGIRVGSAVARALAQAGYDLALHANRSIVPLEALAEELRALGRRVTLHAADLAQPQAVDSLAAQVREAWPALDVVVHNAGLYERVDFASITRARYHAMLAVNLDAPFFLTQALLPALHAGQAPLVVHITDIGGERPVSQYAHYSVSKAGLLMLTRALAVELAPRVRVNAVSPGVAIFPESFDEAARDEVLRRVPLGRSGTVEDIARTVVFLAREAPYITGQVIAVDGGRSVQL